CACAATTTCCTGAAAGGATAAGTCACAAGTTAGAAGATAACATGCTCGATAAAAGAATTATGAAAACAAACAGATGAATTTTCAATTGACATATTTGAAGGAGTCAATAAAGTTTCACGACATTCacaagaaagagaaaaggaataACTCAAGAACAATAGCGGGCAGAATAAATATTAAGGCATCTAGTGTAACACGGTTAAAATAGAGTTGATGACACCCCACCTGCTCAAGTTGAAGAATGCATTGTTGGGCATTGCTTCCATGGTCAAGCAAAGATACTTCTTTAACAGCAAAGAATACACCCTCACTGTGAAGATAACAGAAATAAGCATAGTCGATCACAAAAAATGCCAACATGACTCATACCAGTATGATAACAAACTAAACATAGCTAATATCCTGCAGAGGAAGTGATATTGgccagaaaattatttttatttgctACTCCATGGAGTTggatatatgattattatatacagAACTCAAGTCTGATACACTGTGCAGATAAATATGTTTCATAAAAGACTAGCGTAGGACCTCACGACAAAGGATCATAATCAAGTTGCAGAGAAGATATTTCTCAAATAGGATTGATAATTGTAACCACCAAACGAAGTTCAGACAATAAAAACAGATACAATCCAGCTCATGCAAAGATATAATAGTACTATTTTCAAGAGTAAAGgagaacttcaaaaaaaaaaaaaaaaaaaagagtactaGCGATTAAGAGAAGCTTTTGAGGATTTTGTGCGCAGATATTCCAAAAACATAATAGCAAAATACAGTTATAGAGAGGAATTTGCAGATCTCTTATCAAGTGACTAAGAGCTTTTGAAGCTCCTGGATGAAGGATTTCAATAGTCATATGTTGCATTTGAGTCCCTTAGCTTCTATGCACCTCCTTTTGTActttttcctatttttctcctCTCTGCCTCCTCTTTGAGAACTCTCCTCTCTTTGCATTGTTTTGGTAGTAGACTAGAGCTCAAGGCACTTACATAAATTTTTTCCCTCTCTTGTTGGTTCCAACCTTTTCTTTTAACAGGAATTCTTTTTGAAAGCGAACAAAGGCCCAGGTGCATAAGCAGATATTTTCACATGTAAGGTGTTGGCAATTAGCATTTTGGCATGAGACAAAAAAAAAGTGCCTTTTGTTCACAAGCAAGTACAGCAGTTACTAGCCCTCATCTATAGTCATAGAGTGGGGCTTTTCTTGGGAATGGGCTTAATGTAATAATAAGAAGTTGTGCAATCAATAAGATTTTTTATGACTTTCATGTGTCAATAACATTGTTACATTGTCTTTAGCAATCCAAAATAGGTTTAGTTAATCAAATTAGTGGTCTTCTATTTAAAGGGGTACAGGTTGAAAGTTGATTGTAAATAATAAACATTTACAGCATCAACATTTTGGAGGGGAGTTAGTTTAAAAGTGGAGAATCTTTCTCCTATTGTTGCAACTTAGCTCTGCCACCATCTTCTGCTTTAAATATATTAGACTAGTGGATCACCGACTCTAAACATGGAAATCAGAGATAATGATCAAGAagaataattttgaatataaCAAAGTGTAATTCCCAGTGATGACATTGATTATTAATCACCATTGTCAAagtattttttaaagaaaattttatttgatgCCCTAAATGAGAGAACAGACCAATCCATGAAAAGTACCAATGGGTGTTTCCCTGTTTTTTGTGGCTGAAGCTTAGAAAGAATAATAACTGGTGATGCAAAGAGAAATGCGCGGTGTGCCACCAGCCAAAGCCGAAATTCAAAGAAATGTTGGGTTCGGATTGTCTTGAAACTTCAGGACTTTGTGATTACAGAATTACCGCCTATTTCTATAAAATCTGAGAAATCAAAAATgataaagataaagataaagaCAAGATTAAAAACAAAGTGTAGTAAACTGACAGTTTCATTGATCTTCTCTGATGATTGTATTATACCATTACATCATTTAAATAAAGTTAAAATACAGTTACACCCCACTCACCCACTCTTGCAAAACCATTTTATCTTTTAAATGGTTCCCAGTGTTACTTTTGTTTTCTCTGGAACATCCACGTGTTTCCTTTCTTTGCACCAATTTCACTCGCTTCTTTGCACGAACTTCACTCGCCCGTTCACCAAACCCAAACCACTTATGGTGCAATTTAATGGTACAAACAGGGTGACAATCATGTTAAACTTATCAActtgatttaatttttggctattCTAAATGCATGAAAGTTCAAACACTACCAGTCAACCAAAGTGATAGGTAAAAGAATTAAAGAAACTCTTGACGGATCATTTGTTGGGGTACCCCATACTAACTGCATAGTTAGAACTCCCCTCTTCAAATTTTGGAACATCCCAAGGTAGATTTATGACTCTATCTCACCTCTTATCAACATGTACTAGAAATGGTTCTCGATCATCATCATCGTCATCTTCATAACTGTGTGCGACCTATTGCTAAAATTCACGCTAATGCCTCTTTGAGGATTTAAAATTCACGAGCAATATGAAATATATCTGACGAAAAAAACACCTACATAATTTGCAAACCTAATCATCATCATTTGTGTGCGACCTATTGCTAAAATTCACTCTAATGCCTCTTTGAGGATTTAAAATTCACGAGCAATATGCAATATATCTGACGACAAAAATACTTacataaattgatcataatggaaTGACTTCAATTATGCTTGCTTCACAAAACGTTGAGGAATTATCCACTGACAAGGACTAAATTTTAAAATACcaataaattatcaaataaatgcaGTTCTAACAGAAATCAGTTGCAGTTACTCATAAAAAGGTGACACAGATATGAGAATAGGAGTTGAGAGGGAAGTAGGAGTTATGTGAATGGTGCAGAAACATTTGTCATGGCTTAACAGATTGTTGTGATGGTTATATGCACGTGTAAAAATCTACACAAAAAAAAACATAGATGAAGAAGATGCAGCAGCTTATAAGGTTGCACGATTACTTACTCGCTGATTGCTTCATAGACCATCCCAAATGAACCGCTCCCAAGAAGCCCACCTCGCATCCATGTCCTGATCCTCCTCATGAACTTGCCATTCGGCGAGACGATAAACATTGTTTCAGTAGTTGTACTTGAGGTGTCGTCGTCAATGGTGGAGTATGACGATGTCCCGGTAAAGCTCTCGGAGGTCTCCCCCAATGTCAACTCCACCACTGCAACCTCTCCACCAGCAGGAGCTTCTTCCTCCTCGTCCTCCTCTGAGTTGAAGGATTTCCTTCTCCCCCCTTCCGCGCCAAGATCATTGTTTTCTTCATCAGGAGCAAAGGACCTCAATATATCCCAGGTCGAGCCTACCTTGTCAATGGCAGGAATGGAGATTGATGGAGGCGGCGCGAGTGGCCTCCCTGGTGGAGGGGGAAGAATCAAAATTGCAGGGGGAGGAGCAAGAGCTGGAGGGCGAACACCTCTAATTCCTCCGTCTCCTCCTTTTACAACTGGGAATGGAGTTGAATTCTTCGGACTTTCACCATCAAGAACCTTACTTTCAGCCACGGGCTTGTCAGGCTGGCTTGGAACTTTCACCTGGACAACCTGCCGGCCGACGGATTTTTCAGCCGATAAGCTAGAAGGACCGGCAGGAGTAGAATTCGGGGCAAAGGTGGGATCTTGTGGCCTGGGGCTATCAGGGTAGAGGCGGGACCTGGGGAGGAGGTCGGAAGAGGACCGGACCTTGCGGGCCTCCCAGGCGGCTACAGGAATGGCGAAGTCCTCAGGTCCCGTCAACCCAAGGCTTCGGCAGAGGAGATCGACCTCGCCCTCCACGCTGCCCCCAATTCGGAAACTCTTCTGGTCCAACAACGACGACGGCGGGAGGTCCAGCGATCGGGTGATGCGGATTCGGGGGGACTCGTCCGACGAAGTGGAGGACCACGACACACCGCCACCAACCACCGACGACGACGCGTCGTAGTCGATGTTCTTCTCTGCGTTCCGTCGCTCCAGCCGCCGCGTCCCCCTCCCCTTCCCCTGGAGCTGCCGCAGCTGCTCCATCTCCCCCCGCTCCGACCGAAAGGCGTCTCTTTTATGGCTCCGAAAGAACATAGGCGAAAGACCGCCAAAATCCCATCAGAAAAATCAGGAAAAAAAGAGATCTTGGAAGAATTCCAAGACCGTCGGAGTGAAGAAGATGCCCAAACTGAAgctggagaagagaagaagagaaagaatgagGAAGGAAGAGGAAAAAAGTGGCAATACAggatagatttttgatctttcGGAGCTGAGGATAAGGAGGTTTCGGGAAACCGTAGGGTTTGGAATAAGCTTGGAAGAAAGAAAGGGAACAGGAGTGAGAGAGTTGACCGGTCACAGGAGAGAACGCGGCCGTGGGGAAGACTTCGCGGGAGGGGGTAAAAATCCACGGATGGATGGCTCGTGTCATCCCATCTCATCTCATGGCATCACATGGCATCGGGATGGTGGAATGGATGATGAACGACGATGCCTCTTTTTTGGAACCACAGGGACGGAATTAGCGTCGATGattaattgatatatatatatatatatatatatctagaaAAATAGGAAAGAAATCGGTAATTGAGATGGAGGTGGAGGGATGGGGTCCACAGAGCTCGCTACGTGGCTGGCGGTGAGGCGTAGGAGAGGGGGAGGTCAAAAATCGCGGTCGTAGCATGTCGGAGGGAACAGCCGTTGGCTGGCATGATATGCCTGTTCAGTGTTTTTTACTTCCGATATTAACGCTTTGTTACACTTGCTTTTTGAGCGTGGGGGCAATAAGCTGACCTCAAGGAATTATTTGATCcacgaaaaaatatatatatattttactaaaatatgaatatatattttaaaaaataattgataacATAAATTcattatatccaaaaaaaattttgatatattttattgaCTATAAAAAAAGatacaagaagaagatttttcgaAATAACTTAAATTTGATAGAGCATTTAGCTACCTAAGAATATTATGGAAaatgttttatatttttaaaatattgactacaagaagaaaaaagataagcTATTAGGATTaaggatatttttgaaaaaatattttgatgttCTACATGTGCCTCTATTTTTCATgagagataaaaaatttatatttattttcatataaaaatattttttcatcctcTTCCTTGAAACTCTAATAGAATATAAgctacttcataattttttgtTGACCACACTCCACTATCCTTTTATAGCGAACCAAATCTGTCCCAAAAGATATTGAGAAGGGAATTAGAGTGAATTTACTAATCTGCAAGATAATATGGAACTATTctccctctttgagagaaaaaaattagaaaaaattggaAGATACTAATTTTATTCTCATTTTTCAAATACAGATAAATTTTTaaacataatttattttaattttatttattaatataaaaatattcttatatACTCCAATTTATTGTAGACCTTGTTCAAAATGTAAGATACTAGTTTTCAAGAAAACATGCATTTAATTGCTTTTCAAAAACCTTCACGTTTTGTAAAATCTAGAAAATAAGATTTAAGAGACAGGGATATATTATATATCATGATAAATTTGTTTTATAAAGAACCATAACTACCATCATTtatcagaaaaatatcaaaaattctatTCCTCTAAATAAAAAAAGACCTATACAAGATTATCAAACGCATGAGAACT
The sequence above is a segment of the Elaeis guineensis isolate ETL-2024a chromosome 7, EG11, whole genome shotgun sequence genome. Coding sequences within it:
- the LOC105048718 gene encoding mitogen-activated protein kinase kinase kinase 1 produces the protein MFFRSHKRDAFRSERGEMEQLRQLQGKGRGTRRLERRNAEKNIDYDASSSVVGGGVSWSSTSSDESPRIRITRSLDLPPSSLLDQKSFRIGGSVEGEVDLLCRSLGLTGPEDFAIPVAAWEARKVRSSSDLLPRSRLYPDSPRPQDPTFAPNSTPAGPSSLSAEKSVGRQVVQVKVPSQPDKPVAESKVLDGESPKNSTPFPVVKGGDGGIRGVRPPALAPPPAILILPPPPGRPLAPPPSISIPAIDKVGSTWDILRSFAPDEENNDLGAEGGRRKSFNSEEDEEEEAPAGGEVAVVELTLGETSESFTGTSSYSTIDDDTSSTTTETMFIVSPNGKFMRRIRTWMRGGLLGSGSFGMVYEAISDEGVFFAVKEVSLLDHGSNAQQCILQLEQEIVLLSQFEHENIVQYYGTDKEDSKLFIFLELVTQGSLASLYQKYRLVDCQVSAFTRQILNGLKYLHDRNVVHRDIKCANILVHVNGSVKLADFGLAKEITKFDMLKSCKGSVYWMAPEVVDPRKTYGPAADIWSLGCTVLEMLTQQLPYPNLEWTQALFRIGRGEPPLIPNSLSRDARDFISQCVKVSPDERPSAAQLLEHPFVMRRLASSLGSGSSTHGND